The following coding sequences lie in one Rhodococcus rhodochrous genomic window:
- a CDS encoding GAF domain-containing sensor histidine kinase, producing the protein MGHPRPREEDRGKPVSENTPTAAHEFTHSDLKPSILDNLALSRAELLVLTDEASAMTTAGQRIREVGDFDMSLIGRVEVDGVMVHRSWQGTKSNALHRLVVPEGIGLGGKSIMLQQPVWVRDYLSDPGITHDFDALVAQESLRGMLAVPMAYEGHVLGAMYVGTREYSSFGDRVIAEIQSIAETAAVTLLSAQRTATQTELALEAERKRLAESLHDSVSPVLFRIGAELQSLRALADAQAIHDRLQDITEQVHAVNASIRRSLTDLTARPPERNLPVGIEEDCQAFTLRTGIPARFVPLTESPELDASRVEALQRLVREALVNVEKHADASTVVVSLSTRSGRVTVVVSDDGRGVDGSDDPTRGSQLGLGLAAGRLERLGGGMSVASDDESGTTVRGWVDALEGPST; encoded by the coding sequence ATGGGTCACCCGAGACCCCGGGAAGAAGATCGAGGAAAGCCGGTGTCGGAAAATACACCTACTGCAGCTCACGAGTTCACCCACTCGGACCTCAAACCGTCGATCCTCGATAATCTCGCACTTTCGCGCGCCGAGCTGCTGGTTCTGACCGACGAAGCGTCGGCGATGACCACGGCAGGCCAGCGGATCCGGGAGGTCGGCGACTTCGACATGTCGCTCATCGGGCGCGTCGAGGTCGATGGGGTGATGGTTCACCGCAGTTGGCAGGGCACGAAGAGCAACGCTCTGCACCGACTGGTGGTGCCGGAAGGGATCGGGCTCGGCGGCAAGAGCATCATGCTCCAACAACCCGTCTGGGTACGGGACTACCTGTCCGACCCCGGAATCACCCACGACTTCGACGCGCTCGTGGCACAGGAGTCACTGCGAGGAATGCTCGCCGTTCCCATGGCCTACGAAGGTCATGTACTCGGCGCCATGTACGTCGGCACCCGCGAATATTCGTCCTTCGGTGATCGAGTCATCGCAGAGATCCAATCGATCGCCGAAACGGCTGCCGTCACCCTCCTCAGCGCCCAAAGGACCGCAACCCAGACAGAACTCGCCCTCGAAGCCGAACGGAAACGGCTCGCCGAATCCCTGCACGATTCCGTGAGCCCGGTCCTCTTCCGGATCGGCGCCGAACTGCAGAGCCTGCGCGCCCTCGCTGACGCGCAGGCGATCCACGATCGCCTGCAGGACATCACCGAACAGGTCCACGCCGTCAATGCCTCCATCCGCAGATCGCTGACCGACCTCACCGCGCGGCCTCCCGAACGGAACCTTCCGGTCGGCATCGAAGAGGACTGCCAGGCATTCACGCTCCGGACCGGCATCCCGGCCCGTTTCGTGCCCCTGACCGAATCTCCCGAACTCGATGCCAGCCGCGTCGAGGCCCTCCAGCGCCTCGTCCGTGAGGCACTCGTCAACGTGGAAAAGCATGCCGACGCGTCCACGGTGGTGGTCAGCTTGTCGACCCGGTCGGGCAGGGTGACGGTCGTCGTCAGCGACGACGGCCGGGGCGTCGACGGCAGCGACGACCCGACGCGAGGAAGCCAACTGGGGCTCGGATTGGCTGCAGGGCGCCTCGAGCGGCTCGGGGGCGGCATGTCGGTCGCAAGCGACGACGAAAGCGGCACCACCGTGCGCGGCTGGGTAGACGCTCTGGAGGGGCCGAGCACATGA
- a CDS encoding response regulator, with product MTAPPKTIRILVVDDHPIVRGGVELLAREDTDLEVVGGALTGAAAVELARTLPVDVILLDLRLPDIPAPELIPRLRRAAPRARILLFTAFADHGAIDLLMEAGADGCLVKDISGQDFATAIHRVSSGIRVVDPRLTGPRKVVTSEALYRAGLTRREYEVLRFAAMGHSNPEIAQELSLTRNTVKTYLQSAMQKLNARNRVEAIARAHELRLL from the coding sequence ATGACCGCACCGCCGAAGACCATCCGCATCCTCGTCGTCGACGATCACCCGATCGTGCGTGGCGGTGTGGAACTTCTCGCCCGCGAGGACACCGACCTCGAAGTCGTGGGAGGTGCACTGACCGGCGCTGCCGCGGTCGAATTGGCCCGCACCCTGCCCGTCGACGTCATCCTCCTCGATCTCCGGCTCCCCGATATCCCTGCACCGGAACTCATTCCGCGTCTTCGGCGAGCCGCACCGCGCGCGCGGATATTGCTGTTCACCGCGTTCGCCGATCACGGTGCCATCGATCTGCTGATGGAAGCGGGTGCAGACGGCTGCCTCGTCAAGGACATCAGCGGACAGGACTTCGCGACGGCCATTCACCGTGTGTCCAGCGGAATCCGGGTGGTCGACCCGAGGTTGACGGGGCCACGAAAAGTCGTGACATCCGAGGCGTTGTACCGGGCCGGCCTGACCCGGCGAGAGTACGAAGTGCTGCGTTTCGCGGCCATGGGTCACAGCAATCCCGAAATCGCTCAGGAACTGTCTCTCACCCGGAACACCGTGAAGACCTATCTGCAGAGCGCCATGCAGAAGCTGAACGCGCGCAATCGCGTCGAAGCCATCGCACGCGCACACGAACTTCGCTTGCTCTGA
- a CDS encoding tautomerase family protein, translated as MPYIEASFFEERFSETKFSGEMVAALTEAVSSILGEEIGSETTVVLHGVPRERWGHGGRTMEKSS; from the coding sequence ATGCCGTACATCGAAGCAAGCTTCTTCGAAGAAAGGTTCTCCGAGACGAAGTTCTCCGGCGAGATGGTGGCAGCGCTGACCGAAGCGGTGTCCTCGATCCTGGGAGAAGAGATCGGATCGGAAACAACGGTCGTGCTGCATGGTGTACCGCGTGAGCGGTGGGGACATGGAGGCCGGACCATGGAAAAGAGCAGCTGA
- a CDS encoding MFS transporter gives MSQTSKVGFASGVGTTVEWYDFFIYGTAAGLVFNKIFFPEFDSLIGTLLAFATFSAAFVARPLGGVVFGHFGDRIGRKSMLVITLTIMGVTTLGVGLLPSYETIGVAAPIILVTLRFVQGLALGGEIGGAILMAVEHAPADKRGYYGSWVQMGVPAGLMLGNTVFLLMAGLSPEAFESWGWRIPFLIGGAFVAIGLFVRLHVGESPNFDRVKKNAQLEKLPIGVVLRHYPKQVLLTCGAYFAIGVTFYGTTVFGLSYGVTQVGYTRNQMLTLVLVAMAVTFVALPLFGKLSDAYGRKPVFLAGVLAMLLFTFPWFWLVNSGSFALAMIGFVVFCLAFATSYGPLAAFFAEAFDTRIRYTGISFGYTIGTLASSAPAPIVATYLLDRTGSYVAVALFMVAMCAVSVVCVIAMRETYRQDLSDNDETSGQEQLSPTSH, from the coding sequence ATGTCCCAAACATCGAAAGTAGGCTTTGCCAGCGGTGTCGGCACAACAGTCGAATGGTACGACTTCTTCATCTACGGCACCGCAGCCGGACTCGTCTTCAACAAGATCTTCTTCCCCGAGTTCGACTCTCTGATCGGCACTCTGCTCGCCTTTGCCACATTCTCCGCCGCCTTCGTGGCGCGCCCGCTCGGCGGAGTCGTGTTCGGTCACTTCGGTGACCGGATCGGACGCAAGTCCATGCTCGTCATCACCTTGACCATCATGGGCGTGACCACACTCGGAGTCGGGCTACTCCCGAGCTACGAAACCATCGGTGTCGCGGCACCGATCATCCTCGTCACCCTGCGTTTCGTGCAGGGTCTCGCACTCGGTGGTGAGATCGGCGGCGCGATTCTCATGGCCGTCGAACACGCTCCCGCCGACAAACGCGGCTACTACGGCAGCTGGGTGCAAATGGGCGTGCCGGCAGGACTGATGCTCGGCAATACGGTCTTCCTGTTGATGGCCGGACTGTCTCCCGAAGCGTTCGAATCCTGGGGATGGCGAATTCCCTTCCTGATCGGCGGCGCATTCGTCGCGATCGGCCTGTTCGTCCGACTGCATGTCGGCGAAAGCCCGAATTTCGACCGCGTCAAGAAGAACGCGCAGCTGGAAAAGCTGCCCATCGGGGTGGTCCTTCGCCACTACCCCAAGCAGGTCCTCCTGACCTGCGGCGCCTACTTCGCCATCGGCGTCACCTTCTACGGCACTACGGTATTCGGCCTCAGCTACGGCGTCACGCAGGTCGGCTACACCCGAAACCAGATGCTGACACTCGTCCTCGTCGCCATGGCGGTCACGTTCGTCGCACTACCGTTGTTCGGCAAGCTGTCGGACGCCTACGGCCGAAAGCCGGTCTTCCTCGCCGGGGTTCTTGCCATGCTGCTGTTCACCTTCCCCTGGTTCTGGCTGGTCAACTCCGGATCCTTCGCACTGGCGATGATCGGGTTCGTGGTGTTCTGCCTCGCCTTCGCCACCTCCTACGGTCCCCTCGCAGCCTTCTTCGCCGAAGCCTTCGACACCCGCATCCGCTACACCGGAATCTCCTTCGGCTACACGATCGGAACCCTCGCCTCGAGCGCTCCCGCACCGATCGTCGCCACGTACCTGCTCGATCGCACCGGCTCGTACGTCGCCGTGGCGCTGTTCATGGTCGCAATGTGCGCAGTCTCCGTCGTCTGCGTGATCGCCATGCGCGAGACCTACCGACAGGACCTGTCCGACAACGACGAAACCTCCGGACAGGAACAGCTGTCACCGACCTCTCACTGA
- the fdhD gene encoding formate dehydrogenase accessory sulfurtransferase FdhD, translating to MGRVTTRARITRLQGTQRVVRPDTVVVEEPLELRVDGTALAVTMRTPGSDIELAQGFLLTEGIVTGRDDIAAIRYCNSTGDDGRNTYNVLDIDLAPGVALPETGIERNFYTTSSCGVCGKASLDAIRQRSRHSPAHDPVVVDPEVLAVMPSALRQAQETFDRTGGLHAAGLFTAAGELLALREDVGRHNAVDKIIGWAVEHRRLPLRHTVLLVSGRASFELTQKAVMAGIPVLAAVSAPSSLAIDLAHDAGLTLVGFLRGDTMNVYTRAERVGTGNAGLDSASTSTGAFDG from the coding sequence ATGGGGCGAGTGACCACCCGTGCCCGCATCACCCGACTGCAGGGAACGCAGCGGGTGGTGCGTCCGGACACGGTCGTTGTCGAAGAACCACTCGAACTGCGCGTCGATGGCACTGCACTGGCGGTGACGATGCGCACTCCCGGTTCCGACATCGAACTTGCCCAGGGGTTCTTGCTCACTGAAGGGATCGTCACCGGCCGCGACGATATTGCTGCAATCCGTTACTGCAACAGCACGGGCGACGACGGGCGCAACACCTACAACGTCCTCGATATCGATCTCGCACCCGGAGTGGCTCTGCCCGAGACCGGCATCGAACGCAACTTCTACACCACCTCCTCGTGCGGGGTGTGCGGGAAGGCCTCCCTCGATGCGATCCGCCAACGCTCCCGCCACTCACCGGCTCACGACCCGGTCGTGGTCGATCCGGAAGTGCTGGCGGTGATGCCCTCCGCGCTGCGACAGGCGCAGGAGACCTTCGACCGCACCGGCGGATTGCATGCTGCCGGATTGTTCACCGCTGCAGGGGAACTCCTCGCACTGCGCGAGGATGTCGGACGCCACAATGCCGTCGACAAGATCATCGGCTGGGCGGTCGAGCACCGACGATTACCGCTGCGCCATACCGTGCTGCTGGTGAGCGGACGTGCCTCCTTCGAGCTGACCCAGAAAGCGGTCATGGCCGGCATTCCTGTTCTGGCGGCCGTTTCCGCGCCGTCGTCGCTGGCCATCGACCTTGCTCATGACGCCGGTTTGACTCTTGTCGGGTTCCTGCGCGGGGACACCATGAACGTCTATACCCGCGCCGAACGGGTTGGTACGGGGAACGCAGGTCTCGACTCTGCGAGCACTTCTACCGGAGCTTTTGATGGATAG
- a CDS encoding potassium channel family protein — MSPFVVIGASNVARLVCASLTQRHFDVVHLDAPDDPELLQITQHDPAGVAVVTHDDAVAVRYALAIAHISPHVPMVVTVFDRTIANQLTRLIPHCQVTSPADLATPSLAGPCIAATIDAAHTAPDGTTRVLRQPAHDDQPTWQPLPHSRTSRIRRRFVHSVGTLRSHDAGTRMLLTGLIGLLAILLIDWIWLTVGKGHHWVESLKEAVQVVATVGPAPASHGDHTYDVFAALAMLAAIVFTAMFTAGIIERLLGTSLIGLIGQRVLPRRNHVIVVGLGQVGLRLCLELRKLGIPVVAIERDDRARNLRLARALNIPTIVGHGTDRTLLERARLDRARCLAAVGSDDRDNIAVSVAAHGVHPDARLVLRAGEHEALTDTGSLLPLGITRNVATLSATFVVARLLGLDAHRVVIANNAIHLELDDAFEQFTLTAPHHCPHLTTQTCPPLAHRAYPEKTSTKR; from the coding sequence ATGTCCCCATTCGTTGTCATCGGCGCGTCGAATGTTGCCCGGCTCGTGTGCGCCTCGCTCACCCAACGCCACTTCGATGTTGTCCACCTCGATGCACCCGACGACCCGGAACTTCTGCAGATCACCCAGCACGACCCGGCCGGGGTCGCCGTCGTCACCCACGACGACGCGGTCGCCGTCCGTTATGCCCTCGCCATAGCCCACATCAGTCCCCACGTACCGATGGTCGTGACCGTCTTCGACCGCACTATCGCCAACCAGCTCACCCGATTGATTCCCCACTGCCAGGTCACCTCCCCCGCAGACCTCGCGACACCGTCCCTGGCCGGCCCGTGCATCGCTGCCACGATCGACGCCGCGCACACCGCGCCCGATGGCACCACGCGCGTCCTCCGACAACCCGCCCACGATGACCAACCGACCTGGCAGCCGCTACCCCACAGCCGCACCAGCAGAATTCGCCGCCGATTCGTCCACTCCGTAGGCACACTGCGATCCCACGACGCCGGCACCCGCATGCTGCTCACCGGCCTTATCGGACTGCTCGCCATCCTCCTGATCGATTGGATATGGCTCACTGTCGGCAAAGGCCACCACTGGGTCGAGTCCCTCAAAGAAGCAGTCCAGGTCGTCGCCACCGTCGGTCCCGCACCGGCCTCACACGGCGACCACACCTATGACGTGTTCGCGGCTCTGGCGATGTTGGCGGCGATCGTGTTCACCGCCATGTTCACCGCCGGGATAATCGAACGTCTGCTCGGAACCAGCCTCATCGGCTTGATCGGTCAACGGGTTCTCCCCCGCCGCAACCACGTCATCGTCGTCGGATTGGGACAGGTCGGTCTCCGGTTGTGCCTCGAACTCCGCAAACTCGGCATCCCCGTCGTCGCCATCGAACGCGACGATCGAGCCCGCAATCTGCGCCTGGCCCGAGCGCTGAACATTCCCACCATCGTCGGGCACGGTACCGACAGAACCCTCCTCGAACGCGCCCGCCTCGACCGGGCCCGATGCCTTGCCGCCGTGGGCTCCGACGACCGTGACAACATCGCCGTGTCCGTGGCAGCCCACGGAGTGCACCCCGACGCCAGACTCGTCCTCAGAGCCGGCGAACACGAAGCCCTCACCGACACCGGATCCCTCCTCCCACTCGGGATCACCAGAAACGTCGCAACCTTGAGCGCAACCTTCGTCGTCGCCCGACTGCTCGGTCTCGACGCCCACCGCGTCGTAATCGCGAACAACGCAATCCACCTCGAACTCGACGACGCCTTCGAGCAGTTCACCCTCACCGCACCGCACCATTGCCCGCACCTGACCACACAAACATGCCCACCTCTCGCTCACCGCGCGTATCCGGAAAAGACCTCAACGAAGCGATGA
- a CDS encoding metal-dependent hydrolase family protein: MTEIAIEHGLVWVGPDESYSEGLLYIEDGRVSYAGEYKAEVVRPGVARLDASGCVVLPGLVDCHVHLTTNSDHERILPSDVFRGQKSGPEKLLHGYRNSLRALRSGFTTLRCMGHRGVGEVELRDMVADDLIVAPNLLVAPWWITMTNGHGDLFYPPYTPRREWDTADGVDACRQMVRLQARSGADFIKVMASGGMSKGEKPHWPNYSVEELTAIVEEAHDMDLRVAAHALSLEGIRRSIEAGVDSIEHGSFLDEECASEMAQKGIFLVPTLAFNDWCQREGTARGLTEAGVESLREAHDRALESFDIARSAGVKIAMGTDSSGSLCPFGSHYRELELYVEHGMSVNEALASATVVASELLDRPDIGSLRPGSIGDALVVDGTILSDITRLRQGIKAVVRSGRDVTSYLEESAALLSL, encoded by the coding sequence GTGACTGAGATTGCCATAGAACACGGATTGGTGTGGGTAGGCCCGGACGAATCCTATTCGGAGGGACTGCTCTACATCGAAGACGGCAGGGTCAGCTATGCGGGCGAATACAAGGCAGAGGTGGTCCGGCCCGGCGTCGCGCGGCTCGATGCATCGGGATGTGTCGTTCTGCCGGGTCTGGTGGATTGTCATGTGCACCTGACAACGAACTCGGATCACGAGCGGATCCTTCCCAGCGATGTGTTCCGGGGTCAAAAAAGCGGTCCGGAAAAGCTGCTTCATGGCTATCGCAACTCGCTCCGTGCCCTACGATCAGGGTTCACCACGCTCCGATGCATGGGGCATCGGGGAGTGGGCGAAGTCGAACTGCGTGACATGGTCGCCGACGACCTGATCGTCGCTCCGAACCTTCTGGTCGCGCCGTGGTGGATAACCATGACGAACGGCCACGGTGACCTGTTCTACCCTCCTTACACGCCACGCCGCGAATGGGATACCGCAGACGGTGTCGATGCCTGCCGGCAAATGGTCCGGTTGCAGGCCCGAAGCGGTGCGGACTTCATCAAGGTCATGGCCAGCGGTGGTATGTCGAAAGGAGAGAAACCGCACTGGCCCAATTACAGTGTCGAGGAACTCACGGCGATCGTCGAAGAGGCGCACGACATGGATCTGCGCGTCGCCGCGCATGCCCTGTCGTTGGAAGGGATTCGACGCAGTATCGAAGCCGGCGTGGACAGCATCGAGCACGGCTCGTTCCTCGACGAAGAATGCGCTTCGGAAATGGCGCAAAAGGGAATATTCTTGGTCCCGACCCTCGCGTTCAACGACTGGTGCCAACGCGAAGGGACGGCCCGAGGCCTGACCGAAGCCGGAGTCGAAAGCCTGCGCGAGGCGCACGATCGGGCTCTGGAATCGTTCGATATCGCCCGTTCGGCTGGAGTCAAGATCGCGATGGGAACGGACTCATCCGGGTCCCTGTGCCCGTTCGGTTCCCATTACCGAGAACTCGAACTGTATGTCGAACACGGGATGTCGGTGAATGAAGCGTTGGCGTCAGCCACCGTCGTGGCTTCGGAACTTCTCGACCGCCCGGACATCGGCTCGCTGCGACCCGGCTCGATCGGAGATGCGCTGGTGGTCGATGGGACCATCCTTTCGGACATAACTCGCCTGCGACAGGGAATCAAAGCGGTCGTCCGATCGGGCCGTGACGTCACCAGCTATCTGGAGGAATCGGCCGCGTTGCTCTCGCTCTGA
- a CDS encoding MoaD/ThiS family protein yields MDRTVAIEVRYFAAAAETAGTEKETVALPPTTDLGTLKTVLIDRHGPDMARVLSVAMFLVGDELTRDPARAVGPVVDVLPPFAGG; encoded by the coding sequence ATGGATAGGACAGTGGCTATCGAGGTGCGCTACTTCGCCGCAGCGGCAGAGACCGCAGGGACGGAGAAGGAAACGGTGGCATTGCCGCCTACCACCGACCTCGGGACGTTGAAGACGGTGCTGATCGACCGACACGGCCCCGATATGGCTCGTGTGCTGTCGGTGGCGATGTTCTTGGTCGGGGATGAGCTCACCCGTGACCCCGCTCGTGCTGTGGGTCCTGTAGTCGACGTGCTACCACCGTTCGCCGGCGGCTGA
- a CDS encoding FdhF/YdeP family oxidoreductase — MTDISDPLVHDENDIEVSERKSYAAGVPAVLVSLRHGFEQMGPVRTARTLTKLNQQHGFDCPGCAWPETPGHRKRAEFCENGAKAVAEEATTRTVDPGFFARHSVPELLARTDYWLGRQGRLTHPMIIRPGSLHYEPIDWDDAYAVIAEHLRALPDPNEAIFYTSGRTSNEAAFLYQLMIRSFGTNNMPDCSNMCHESSGTALSETIGIGKGSVSVTDLEHADLILIAGQNPGTNHPRMLSVLEKAKARGAKVIAINPLPEAGLLRFKDPQKARGVLGEGVAIADEFLQIRLGGDQALFQGLAKLLLAAEDRAPGTVLDRDFLDRHCAGFEQWATHIRAVDLDTVSTATGLSRSQLEDTAAALVASRATIICWAMGLTQHPHAVATIEDAVALLLMRGMIGTRGAGVCPVRGHSNVQGDRTMGIWEKAPESFLQALDTEFGIRCPRQHGYDAVDAIRAMRDGKASVFMAMGGNFLSATPDTEVTAAALRSCALTVQVSTKLNRSHLAHGATGIILPTLGRTDKDIRGGRKQMVSVEDSMSVVHLSRGGLTPASSHLRSEVAIVCELAQHLFGSGHRVPWARFADDYDCIRDAISRVIPGFEDFNTRVRRPDGFVLPHPPRDERRFTTDTGKATFVVNDLHWLPVPEGRLILQTLRSHDQYNTTVYGLDDRYRGIKAGRRVLFIHPDDIEASGYAPGDRVDLVSEWTRPDGTVEERRAEDFRLVPYSTPMGNVAAYYPETNPLVPLDHVALKSNTPASKAVTVRLVPRRAPGKRPDGPGIELDPKSA, encoded by the coding sequence ATGACCGATATCAGCGATCCGCTCGTTCACGACGAGAACGACATCGAAGTCAGCGAGCGCAAATCCTATGCCGCCGGGGTACCGGCGGTGTTGGTCTCGCTGCGGCACGGATTCGAGCAGATGGGTCCGGTGCGCACCGCCCGCACCTTGACGAAGCTGAACCAACAGCATGGCTTCGACTGCCCGGGCTGCGCGTGGCCGGAAACACCAGGTCACCGGAAACGTGCCGAATTCTGCGAGAACGGCGCCAAGGCTGTCGCCGAGGAAGCCACCACTCGCACCGTCGACCCCGGTTTCTTCGCCCGCCATTCTGTACCGGAACTGCTCGCACGCACCGACTACTGGCTCGGTCGCCAGGGCCGGCTGACGCACCCGATGATCATCCGGCCTGGCAGCCTCCACTACGAGCCGATCGACTGGGACGATGCCTACGCGGTGATCGCCGAGCATCTGCGGGCGCTGCCGGACCCGAATGAGGCGATCTTCTACACCTCGGGGCGGACCTCCAACGAGGCCGCGTTCTTGTACCAGTTGATGATTCGGTCGTTCGGCACCAACAACATGCCGGACTGCTCGAACATGTGCCACGAGTCTTCCGGTACGGCCCTGTCGGAGACCATCGGCATCGGCAAGGGTTCGGTGTCGGTGACCGACCTCGAACACGCCGACCTGATCCTCATCGCAGGCCAGAACCCCGGGACCAACCATCCCCGCATGCTGTCGGTACTCGAGAAAGCCAAGGCCCGCGGCGCGAAAGTCATCGCGATCAACCCGCTGCCCGAAGCCGGGTTGTTGCGTTTCAAAGATCCTCAGAAGGCGCGTGGCGTGCTCGGCGAGGGAGTGGCGATCGCCGACGAGTTCTTGCAGATCCGCCTCGGCGGTGACCAGGCCCTGTTCCAAGGTCTGGCGAAACTGCTGCTCGCCGCCGAGGACCGTGCTCCCGGCACGGTCCTCGACCGCGACTTCCTCGACCGGCATTGTGCCGGTTTCGAGCAGTGGGCCACCCATATCCGCGCCGTGGATCTGGACACCGTGTCGACTGCGACGGGTCTGAGCCGATCTCAGCTCGAGGACACTGCAGCAGCGTTGGTCGCCTCGAGAGCGACGATCATCTGCTGGGCGATGGGGTTGACCCAGCATCCCCACGCCGTGGCCACCATCGAAGACGCGGTAGCGCTGCTGCTGATGCGCGGGATGATCGGCACGCGTGGGGCGGGGGTGTGCCCGGTGCGGGGACACTCCAACGTTCAAGGTGATCGCACCATGGGCATATGGGAGAAAGCCCCCGAGTCGTTCCTGCAGGCCCTCGATACCGAGTTCGGGATTCGCTGTCCCCGCCAGCACGGTTACGACGCGGTCGACGCGATCCGCGCCATGCGCGACGGCAAGGCGTCGGTGTTCATGGCCATGGGCGGTAACTTCCTGTCTGCCACCCCCGACACCGAGGTGACCGCCGCCGCGCTGCGCAGTTGCGCGCTGACGGTGCAGGTCTCCACCAAACTCAATCGCAGTCATCTCGCGCACGGAGCGACCGGGATCATCCTGCCCACCCTGGGGCGGACCGACAAGGACATCCGCGGCGGACGCAAACAGATGGTGTCGGTGGAGGATTCGATGTCGGTGGTGCACCTGTCGCGTGGAGGGCTCACACCCGCCAGTTCGCATCTGCGTAGTGAGGTCGCCATCGTGTGCGAGCTCGCCCAGCACCTGTTCGGTTCCGGCCATCGGGTGCCGTGGGCGCGGTTCGCCGACGACTACGACTGCATTCGCGATGCGATTTCGCGGGTGATCCCCGGATTCGAGGACTTCAACACCCGGGTACGGCGGCCGGACGGGTTCGTCCTGCCCCACCCGCCGCGGGACGAACGCCGCTTCACCACCGACACCGGCAAGGCGACCTTCGTCGTCAACGACCTGCACTGGCTTCCTGTCCCCGAGGGTCGGCTGATCCTGCAGACGTTGCGCAGCCACGATCAGTACAACACCACCGTCTACGGCCTCGACGACCGTTATCGCGGCATCAAGGCGGGCCGGCGGGTCCTGTTCATCCATCCCGACGACATCGAAGCGTCCGGATACGCTCCCGGCGACCGGGTGGATCTGGTGTCGGAGTGGACCCGTCCCGACGGCACCGTCGAGGAGCGCCGGGCCGAGGACTTCAGGCTCGTGCCCTATTCGACCCCGATGGGCAATGTTGCGGCCTACTATCCCGAAACGAACCCGCTCGTGCCTCTCGACCATGTGGCACTCAAGTCCAACACTCCTGCTTCGAAGGCGGTCACCGTCCGCCTTGTGCCTCGTCGGGCGCCTGGGAAGCGGCCGGACGGGCCGGGTATCGAGCTCGATCCGAAGTCTGCGTAG
- a CDS encoding SDR family oxidoreductase yields the protein MSIAEPSLHPPALPTTSLRVLVTGVEQNEGAHVARTLAAVGHHVFTHSFTLDAAEHLAGRITDDDGIAHPVAADLTLESDVDNMFTHLERRHDGIDALVHTAWLPGPETACHSLRKIRPADWGRFTYDHMALLFHTTRRAAASLHRTGGIGSIVTVTGLDTLRRITDRGPARDAMDGAIESFALAAGRELGSNLLRINNIRLVPTPTPETGVAAAAPIPLEAVLPELIDPASDIGSGGIFTAYTSFPAPVR from the coding sequence ATGAGCATCGCCGAACCGTCGCTGCACCCGCCAGCTCTGCCGACCACCTCACTGCGTGTCCTGGTCACCGGCGTCGAACAGAACGAAGGTGCCCACGTGGCCCGAACGTTGGCGGCAGTCGGACACCACGTGTTCACGCACAGCTTCACCCTCGATGCTGCCGAACACCTCGCCGGCCGAATCACCGATGACGACGGGATCGCTCACCCGGTCGCAGCCGATCTGACCCTCGAATCCGACGTCGACAACATGTTCACTCACCTCGAACGACGACACGACGGCATCGACGCGCTCGTGCACACCGCATGGCTACCCGGCCCGGAAACCGCATGCCACTCGCTGCGCAAGATCCGCCCCGCCGACTGGGGCCGGTTCACCTACGACCACATGGCCTTGTTGTTCCACACAACCAGACGTGCTGCAGCATCCCTCCACCGCACCGGCGGCATCGGATCGATCGTCACCGTCACCGGCCTGGACACGCTCCGCAGAATCACCGATCGAGGACCGGCGCGAGACGCCATGGACGGCGCAATCGAATCCTTCGCTCTTGCCGCCGGACGTGAACTCGGCAGTAACCTCCTACGGATCAACAATATTCGTCTGGTACCCACCCCGACTCCGGAGACGGGTGTCGCCGCTGCTGCCCCGATACCCCTCGAAGCGGTGCTGCCGGAGCTGATCGACCCAGCATCCGATATCGGCTCCGGTGGCATCTTCACTGCCTACACCTCGTTCCCTGCACCTGTGCGGTGA